The Candidatus Izemoplasma sp. genome has a window encoding:
- the metK gene encoding methionine adenosyltransferase: MNRFFTSESVTEGHPDKICDQISDAILDAILEKDKDARVAVETTVTTGLVLIAGEITTTSYIDIQKLVRKTVKDIGYDRGKYGFDAENLAVLVAIDEQSSDIAQGVNEDESNHKEQGAGDQGIMFGYATNETKTYMPITIDLAHKLARRLSEVRKDGTLKYLRPDGKTQVTMEFDENGNPLRVDAIVLSTQHSRTVSQETLKNDLKAHVIAQVIDDALIDDKTKFFINPTGKFVIGGPQGDAGVTGRKIIIDTYGGVGRHGGGAFSGKDPSKVDRSAAYAARYVAKNIVAAGLADKCEIQLSYAIGVAKPMSIFVETFNTAHVAEETIVKAIEENFDLSPKGIIDGLDLKRPIYKQTATYGHFGRDDLSLPWEQLDKVDDLKHYL; the protein is encoded by the coding sequence ATGAATCGATTTTTTACATCAGAAAGTGTTACAGAGGGTCATCCAGATAAGATATGTGATCAGATAAGTGATGCGATATTAGACGCTATTTTAGAGAAAGATAAAGATGCTAGAGTCGCTGTTGAAACCACTGTGACAACAGGCTTAGTATTAATCGCAGGTGAAATCACAACCACATCGTATATTGATATACAAAAACTGGTTCGTAAAACCGTCAAAGATATCGGATATGATCGTGGCAAATATGGATTTGATGCCGAAAATTTAGCCGTTTTAGTAGCTATAGATGAACAATCATCTGATATTGCACAGGGGGTTAATGAAGATGAAAGTAACCATAAGGAACAAGGGGCTGGTGATCAAGGGATTATGTTTGGCTATGCCACTAATGAAACGAAAACCTACATGCCAATCACCATCGACTTAGCCCATAAACTCGCACGACGCTTAAGTGAAGTCAGAAAAGATGGCACATTAAAATATTTGCGTCCTGATGGAAAAACCCAAGTAACAATGGAATTCGATGAGAATGGAAACCCATTACGTGTTGATGCGATTGTGTTGTCAACGCAACATAGTCGAACAGTCTCACAAGAGACATTAAAAAACGATTTAAAAGCGCATGTTATTGCACAAGTGATAGATGATGCATTAATTGATGATAAGACCAAATTCTTTATTAACCCAACAGGTAAATTCGTGATTGGTGGTCCTCAAGGAGACGCAGGAGTAACTGGTCGAAAAATCATCATTGATACCTATGGTGGCGTTGGCCGACATGGTGGGGGTGCCTTCAGTGGGAAAGATCCATCAAAAGTTGACAGAAGTGCAGCGTACGCAGCAAGATATGTCGCTAAAAATATCGTTGCGGCTGGACTGGCTGATAAATGTGAAATTCAATTATCCTATGCCATCGGCGTTGCCAAGCCTATGAGCATATTCGTAGAGACATTTAATACAGCGCATGTCGCTGAAGAAACAATCGTAAAAGCGATTGAAGAAAATTTTGATTTATCTCCTAAAGGGATAATTGATGGGCTAGATTTAAAACGCCCGATTTATAAACAAACCGCTACTTATGGACATTTTGGTCGCGACGATCTATCTCTTCCTTGGGAACAACTTGATAAAGTAGATGATTTAAAACATTATTTATAA
- the glmL gene encoding methylaspartate mutase accessory protein GlmL, producing MKPYLLVDFGSTYTKLTAVDLENEYIIGTAKAPTTVETNVLEGYDRAFKHLMDDHPGISEIAGVSACSSAAGGLKMAAIGLVEELTVEAAKRACLGAGAIVDAVYTHHMTKREARSLKEKNIDIILLAGGTDGGNQECIIHNAKRLKEIDIDVPIIVAGNKDAYDEIEDIFANTNLEYYFVANVMPKLKKLNVTEAKNQIRKIFIDQIIDAKGISKAAEKIGDIIMPTPEAVLKAAELLSKGYEDQEGYGELIVIDIGGATTDVHTIGEGFPKRTEVILKGLEEPFAKRTVEGDLGMRYSARALLSLVSNYEFKKYFEEDDTCNHDIEKSLNRRSQEIDFIPKTKDEEEFDKAIAKICCDVSVSRHVGHVEVVHTPLGDMYYQTGKDLTGIQYVIGTGGVLINHKDAKRILNQVNKKSNKALELRPTNPSILIDQSYILAAMGLLSQKYPKLALKLMKQYLM from the coding sequence GTGAAACCTTATTTATTGGTTGATTTTGGATCTACTTACACAAAACTCACTGCTGTTGACTTAGAAAATGAGTATATTATAGGGACTGCAAAAGCACCTACAACTGTTGAAACAAATGTATTAGAAGGATATGACCGTGCATTTAAACATTTAATGGATGATCACCCAGGAATCAGTGAGATTGCTGGTGTTTCTGCATGCAGTAGTGCTGCAGGCGGTTTAAAGATGGCGGCAATTGGCCTTGTCGAAGAACTGACTGTAGAAGCTGCTAAGCGCGCATGTTTGGGGGCGGGAGCGATTGTAGATGCTGTGTATACCCATCATATGACAAAACGTGAAGCAAGATCGTTAAAAGAAAAAAACATTGATATTATATTACTTGCTGGTGGGACCGATGGTGGTAACCAAGAATGTATTATTCATAACGCGAAACGCTTAAAAGAAATTGACATAGATGTGCCGATTATTGTGGCAGGGAATAAAGATGCTTATGATGAGATAGAAGATATCTTTGCAAATACAAATCTTGAATATTATTTTGTCGCGAATGTGATGCCTAAACTTAAGAAACTTAACGTTACGGAAGCAAAGAATCAAATTCGTAAAATTTTCATTGATCAAATTATCGATGCAAAAGGGATTTCTAAAGCCGCAGAAAAAATTGGTGACATTATCATGCCAACACCTGAAGCTGTTCTCAAAGCCGCAGAATTACTCAGCAAGGGCTATGAAGACCAAGAAGGCTATGGTGAATTAATCGTTATTGATATTGGTGGGGCAACGACGGATGTTCATACGATTGGTGAAGGTTTCCCGAAACGGACAGAAGTTATCTTAAAAGGGCTCGAAGAACCTTTTGCAAAACGGACTGTTGAAGGTGATTTAGGTATGCGTTATAGTGCGCGTGCGTTACTCAGCCTTGTCAGCAATTATGAGTTTAAGAAATATTTTGAAGAAGATGATACTTGTAATCATGATATTGAAAAATCATTAAATCGTCGAAGCCAAGAAATAGATTTTATTCCTAAAACAAAAGACGAAGAAGAATTTGATAAAGCGATCGCAAAAATCTGTTGTGATGTGTCAGTTAGCCGCCACGTTGGACACGTTGAAGTAGTCCATACACCACTTGGTGATATGTATTATCAAACAGGTAAAGATTTAACGGGTATCCAATATGTTATTGGGACAGGTGGCGTACTTATCAATCACAAGGATGCCAAACGAATCTTAAATCAAGTCAATAAAAAATCAAATAAAGCATTAGAACTCAGACCGACTAATCCTTCGATTTTGATCGATCAATCATATATATTAGCCGCAATGGGCTTATTAAGTCAGAAATACCCAAAACTCGCACTTAAACTAATGAAACAATACTTAATGTAA
- a CDS encoding methylaspartate ammonia-lyase codes for MKIQDVIVSKSLTGFFFDDQLAIKAGAENDGFTYLGEVKTDKFTQVRQKGEAVSIQLLLENGMIAVGDAAAVQYSGAGGRDPLFLAEDAITVLKEHIIPQLIGMDVSTFKANVKLIDHLEVDGHRLHSALRYGISQALLDATAKATGLTIAEVIRKEYDIAKKTYERIPIFAQSGDDRYTNVDKMIIKEVEVMPHALINNINQKLGYKGEILYHYVEWLRKRVLDLRVRKDYNPVFHIDVYGTIAIIFDDNIDKIVKYLLSLEDAAAPFKLRIEGPIDADNRKDTMEALKAIKEGLESYRSSIEIVADEWCNTLEDVKYFADHDACHMVQVKTPDLGGVNNIIEALNYCHERGIGAYSGGTCNETNISAEITTNIAIACDATQCLAKPGMGTDEGIMIVNNEMNRTLARIHHRKAKQ; via the coding sequence ATGAAAATACAAGATGTGATTGTAAGTAAAAGTTTGACTGGTTTCTTTTTTGATGACCAGTTAGCAATCAAAGCAGGGGCTGAAAATGATGGGTTTACCTACCTTGGTGAAGTAAAAACAGATAAATTTACCCAAGTCAGACAAAAAGGAGAAGCGGTCAGTATCCAGTTATTGTTAGAAAATGGTATGATCGCAGTCGGTGACGCCGCCGCTGTTCAATATAGTGGAGCTGGTGGTCGAGATCCATTGTTTCTAGCGGAAGATGCGATAACCGTATTAAAAGAACACATTATTCCTCAGTTAATTGGGATGGATGTATCGACCTTTAAAGCGAATGTAAAATTGATTGACCATTTAGAAGTCGATGGCCATCGACTTCATTCAGCACTTCGCTATGGGATTAGTCAGGCATTACTCGATGCAACGGCGAAAGCTACCGGATTAACCATTGCAGAAGTGATTCGTAAAGAGTATGACATCGCAAAAAAGACGTATGAACGAATCCCGATTTTTGCTCAAAGTGGAGACGATAGATATACTAACGTTGATAAAATGATCATTAAAGAAGTTGAAGTTATGCCACACGCATTAATTAATAATATTAATCAAAAACTGGGGTACAAGGGTGAAATTCTTTATCACTATGTAGAATGGTTACGTAAACGCGTGTTAGATTTACGCGTTAGAAAAGACTATAACCCCGTTTTTCATATTGATGTGTATGGCACAATTGCGATTATTTTTGATGATAATATCGATAAAATTGTAAAGTACTTACTTTCCTTAGAAGACGCCGCTGCACCATTTAAACTTCGAATAGAAGGACCGATTGATGCAGACAATAGAAAAGACACCATGGAAGCATTAAAAGCTATCAAAGAAGGACTTGAAAGTTACCGCTCATCAATTGAAATCGTTGCGGATGAATGGTGTAACACCTTAGAAGATGTAAAGTATTTTGCGGATCATGATGCCTGTCATATGGTACAAGTAAAAACCCCAGACTTAGGCGGCGTTAATAATATTATTGAAGCGCTTAACTATTGTCATGAAAGAGGCATCGGTGCCTATAGTGGGGGAACGTGTAATGAAACCAATATTAGTGCTGAAATTACAACGAATATTGCCATCGCATGTGATGCCACACAGTGTTTAGCAAAACCGGGTATGGGCACAGATGAAGGGATCATGATTGTAAACAATGAAATGAATCGTACCTTAGCACGAATTCACCACAGAAAGGCAAAACAATGA
- the glmS gene encoding methylaspartate mutase subunit S has product MKTVVIGVIGADVHAVGNKIMDYVLSNNGYEVVNIGVLSTQEDFINAAIETGAEAILVSSLYGHGEMDCKFMKEKCEEAGIGHVKLYVGGNIVVGKQDFTEVKKRFMDMGFDRVYGPGQKIEDALEDLREDIGN; this is encoded by the coding sequence ATGAAAACAGTCGTAATTGGAGTCATAGGAGCAGATGTACATGCAGTCGGGAATAAGATCATGGATTATGTCTTATCGAACAATGGATATGAGGTTGTGAATATTGGTGTCTTGTCTACACAAGAAGACTTTATTAACGCTGCCATTGAAACTGGCGCAGAAGCGATTTTAGTATCTAGTCTCTATGGACATGGCGAAATGGATTGTAAATTTATGAAAGAGAAATGTGAAGAAGCCGGTATCGGGCATGTAAAACTTTATGTCGGAGGAAATATTGTTGTTGGTAAACAAGACTTTACCGAAGTTAAAAAACGTTTTATGGATATGGGATTTGATCGTGTTTATGGACCCGGACAAAAAATAGAAGATGCACTCGAGGATTTGAGGGAGGATATTGGTAACTAG
- a CDS encoding methylaspartate mutase subunit E — MISNKKIPLDEFLAIRKEVLSQWKTGEHPDLDLDKAVAKLKALPKEKHFAYKLRQAKKAGITLVQPRAGVALLEEHIKLLQYLETEGGADFLPSTIDSYTRHNRYNNAEDGIKESEKQGRSLLNGFPCVNYGVEGCTRVVNEVSSPLQARHGTPDARLLSEIIHASGWTSNEGGGISYNIPYAKNISLEDTIKYWQYCDRLVGYYQEHGVELNREPFGPLTGTLVPPSISNTVAIIESLLAAEQGVKNITVGYGQGGNMIQDVAALRTLEAQTNAYLKRFGYNDVFVTTVFHQWMGGFPSDESQASALIGYASTVAALGKATKMITKTVHESFGIPTKEANAMGLKTSRYVTQLLKDQELSDSPELEEEMTQIKAEVDELIHEIVRVGKGDLARGVIKAFKNGLIDIPFAPSELNNGKILPARDLDGKIRILEFGNLAFSDTIKAYHDKKLQERANQQNRPLDVNLVIDDIYAVANGNLVGDKGE, encoded by the coding sequence ATGATATCAAATAAAAAAATACCTCTAGACGAATTCTTGGCAATCCGTAAGGAAGTCTTAAGTCAGTGGAAAACAGGAGAACATCCTGATTTAGATTTAGACAAAGCAGTAGCTAAGTTAAAAGCATTGCCAAAAGAAAAACATTTTGCGTATAAATTACGTCAAGCAAAAAAAGCTGGCATCACCTTAGTTCAACCACGTGCAGGGGTTGCTTTGTTAGAGGAACATATTAAACTGTTACAGTATTTAGAAACCGAAGGTGGCGCAGATTTTTTGCCATCAACAATAGATTCATATACACGCCATAACCGTTATAATAATGCCGAAGATGGGATTAAAGAATCAGAAAAACAAGGACGATCACTACTCAACGGATTTCCCTGTGTCAACTATGGTGTTGAAGGATGTACGCGTGTTGTTAACGAAGTATCTTCGCCATTACAAGCGCGACACGGTACCCCTGATGCAAGATTATTATCAGAAATCATTCATGCCTCAGGTTGGACCAGTAACGAAGGTGGTGGAATTAGTTACAACATCCCTTATGCTAAAAATATTTCATTAGAAGATACAATTAAGTATTGGCAATATTGTGATCGTTTAGTCGGATATTATCAGGAACATGGTGTTGAACTTAACCGTGAACCATTCGGTCCACTAACAGGAACGCTTGTCCCCCCATCAATTAGTAATACTGTGGCCATTATTGAATCACTACTTGCGGCAGAACAAGGCGTTAAGAATATTACGGTTGGCTATGGACAAGGTGGAAATATGATTCAAGATGTTGCCGCACTAAGAACATTAGAAGCACAAACCAATGCATATTTAAAACGCTTTGGATACAACGATGTTTTTGTTACCACTGTGTTTCATCAATGGATGGGTGGTTTCCCATCAGATGAGAGTCAAGCCAGTGCGTTGATTGGGTATGCAAGTACCGTAGCAGCACTTGGTAAAGCGACCAAAATGATTACAAAAACCGTCCATGAATCATTCGGTATTCCTACCAAAGAAGCCAATGCTATGGGCTTAAAAACAAGTCGTTATGTAACACAATTATTAAAAGATCAAGAACTTTCTGATTCCCCTGAATTAGAAGAAGAAATGACACAAATTAAGGCTGAAGTAGATGAACTTATTCACGAAATTGTTCGCGTCGGTAAAGGGGATTTAGCACGAGGTGTCATCAAAGCCTTTAAAAATGGTCTAATTGATATCCCTTTTGCGCCTAGTGAATTAAACAATGGAAAAATTTTACCCGCAAGAGACTTAGATGGAAAAATTCGTATTCTTGAGTTTGGTAATCTTGCTTTTTCAGATACGATAAAAGCCTATCATGACAAAAAACTACAAGAACGTGCAAACCAACAAAATCGTCCATTAGATGTCAATCTTGTGATTGATGACATTTATGCTGTAGCTAATGGAAATCTTGTTGGCGACAAAGGAGAATAA
- a CDS encoding phosphatidylglycerophosphatase A, translating into MKERSLYSRDEMLNMNIATLNERTVTVKEIAEIAYRQQSKWSNKISMADCVDSVRKILSLRDTFHILQLGAEIDRLTDEGAFKGPILNILKTDLGMFGIDELFGLELAGLYGTIGKTNFGDIDVNKPLVVDRLNSDGKKENGICHTFLDDIVGAIAAAASTRVAQMTNEEEARKDPNIEEIQLDI; encoded by the coding sequence ATGAAAGAACGGTCGCTTTATTCGCGAGATGAAATGTTAAATATGAATATTGCAACACTGAATGAACGAACAGTAACGGTCAAAGAAATTGCTGAGATTGCTTACCGTCAACAATCAAAATGGTCAAATAAGATTTCGATGGCAGATTGTGTCGATTCGGTGCGCAAAATTCTAAGTTTACGGGATACATTCCATATTTTACAATTAGGTGCCGAGATTGATCGCTTAACCGATGAAGGGGCATTTAAAGGGCCTATACTAAATATTCTAAAGACAGATTTAGGAATGTTTGGAATTGATGAGTTATTTGGACTTGAACTCGCAGGACTTTATGGTACAATTGGAAAGACTAACTTTGGTGATATCGATGTTAATAAACCATTGGTTGTCGATCGATTAAACAGTGATGGTAAAAAAGAAAATGGGATTTGTCATACGTTTTTAGATGATATCGTAGGTGCGATTGCAGCTGCTGCTAGTACACGTGTTGCACAAATGACAAATGAAGAAGAAGCACGAAAAGATCCTAATATTGAAGAGATACAACTTGACATCTAG
- the citD gene encoding citrate lyase acyl carrier protein — translation MMAQAGTFESGDCLIKVAESEQLDIHIESVVKAQFGDQIHAVIKQVLNEHDIQHINITCHDKGALDYTIKARTLTALRRGGYLE, via the coding sequence ATGATGGCTCAAGCCGGAACGTTTGAATCGGGTGATTGTTTAATTAAAGTCGCTGAGAGTGAGCAGTTAGATATTCATATCGAAAGTGTTGTCAAAGCGCAATTTGGTGATCAAATACACGCCGTGATAAAGCAAGTTTTAAACGAACATGATATACAACATATTAACATAACCTGTCATGATAAAGGTGCGCTTGATTATACAATTAAAGCACGTACATTAACCGCACTTAGACGAGGTGGTTATCTTGAATAG